Part of the ANME-2 cluster archaeon genome is shown below.
GACCTTTCCCCAAGCGAATTACCAGTATTGCCTATGCGCTCCTGCATTTCTACCTGATGTGTAGCTGTAAGTCCAAGTTCTACAAGTTTACGCCGGGCGGCCCTGGTCACCTGGTGTGGGTCTGCGCCTGACGGGCATTCAGTAACACACTGCTGGCATGTGGTGCATGTCAAAATACTTGTGATCAAACTATTTGAAGGCTCAAGCCCAAAAGCCATTCCCAGTGCCATCTGCATCCTGCCCCTGGCTCCTGATGATTCCCAGCCCTGCACCTGCTGGGAGGGACATACCGTACGGCAGCGGCCACACTTTACACACTTGACAATGTCCCTGAGGTATTCCCTCATTTTAGACCCACCTTCTGTGGGTTCATAATATTACACGGGTCCAGAGCCTTTTTGATAGATGCCATAACATCCATTGCGCTGCCGTGCTCTTCATCCATATACATCCCCCGGGCACAGCCAATACCGTGCTCCCCTGACACTGTACCGCCCAGCAGCAGGGCTGCCCTGTGTATATCATCAGCCGCCTGTTTCAGCACTTTCCACTGATTTTCATCAAGCGTATCAATGGCCATGCCCGTATGCAGGTTGCCGTCCCCTGCATGACCGTAGGTCATGATAGTGAGACCGTGTTTCTTTGAAATAGTACTTATCTCTCTTAGCATTTCAGGGATAGCTGACAGGGGTACTGCCACATCCTCGCCGATATAGACCCTGGTCTTTCCCGGACTTAGTCGTGTCACGGCGGCACCTGCCAGGCGGCGTGCAGCCCATAGTTCCTCCATCTCTGACTCTGAATTGGCTATCCTGACATTAAACGCTCTAAGTTCTTGGCAGCAGTCTGCCACCTTGATTGCATCTGATTCCACGCTGCAGGGTGCACCATCCACCTCAATAAGCAGCAGGGCCTCACAGCCCGGGATGTTGAGGTCAGAATCATATGTATTTACTGCCCGGATGGTTGTACTGTCCATTAGTTCACAGGCAGAGGGCACTAACCCACGACCCATAATAGCAGATACTGCACTGCCTGCAGCTTCCAGGTCATTGAAATGGGCCAGCACTGCCGCCCTGGCTTCAGGCAGCGGGTGTATCTTCAACCTGGCTCCTGTAATGACGCCGAGGGTGCCCTCCGAACCTACCATTAATGCAGTGAGGTCGTACCCAGATGCCGATTTCATGACCTTGCCGCCGGTTTGGATGACTTCTCCGTCCGGCATCACCACTTCCAGGTCCAGTACGTAATCAGTGACTGTGCCGTATTTTACCGAACGCATACCACTGCCCCTGTTGGCTATCAGTCCACCCAGGGTGCACATCTCGCTGCTACCCGGGTCTGGAGGGAAGAAGAAACCGTAGGGTTCAAGTGAGCGGTTCAGGTCTGCGTGGATGAGTCCGGGCTCCACCAGTACCTGCAGGTTCCTGATGTCAATATCAAGTATCTTGTTCATCCGGCTCATATCCAGCACGATACCGCCCTGTAAGGGTACGGCACCTCCGGCTAGGCCAGTACCTGCACCCCTGGCAGTGATAGGTATGCGGTGCTTGTGGCCCAGTTTAACGATTTTTGATACTTCTGCTGTGGTACAGGGCATGACCACATAGTCAGGTGTGCCGGTTATGTATGAAGCGTCATAGGAATAACAGTACAATTCTGCCGGGTCATTGGAGATGCGGGATGTTGGGACGATATCCTGGAGTTTCTTTAGTAGATTCATTCACTTATAAGTGATTATTATTAATTATTTATAAGTTTCTATGAGAGTATCTTTTTTTGGGTCAATATATGTAAGTTATAAATCTCCGGTAGTGTCTCTTACACAAACATTTTATATCCATAATTATACTGGGAATGTGTGATTCTATGAAAATAGCAATACTTGGCGGAACCGGAAGTATTGGAGAGGGACTTGCTCTCAGGTGGGCCGTTAAACATGAAGTATTTGTCGGGTCAAGGAAACTTGAAAAAGCACAAGCTTCAGCTGATAGATACCGGAAAATACTGGAAGAATCGGGTGATACCTGCACTATCACAGGATGCGTTAATCCGGTTGCTGTTGACCAGGCCGACGTGATTGTACTATCAGTGCCATATGAGCATGTATCGTCAACTATCGAAACAATCAAACCTTACCTTAGGGACCAGATCATAATCTCTATTGTTGTGCCGATGAAAAAGGTTGGCCATTTACTTTATACACCACCGGAATCCGGTTGTGCGGCTATGGAAATCCAGAGTTTGCTGCCTGAAAGTGTAAAACTTGTTTCTGCCTTCCATAATGTCTCTGCAAAAAAGCTTGCCGATATCAAGAAGAAACTGGATATGGATGTATTCATCTGCGGCGACCATGAGGAAGCAAACAATGTGGTGAGTGATCTGGTGAGTGATATCCCGGAACTGAATCCAATGATGGCCGGGCCTTTAGAGGTTTCATGCATGGTGGAAAGTATCACTCCCTTGCTGGTCAACCTGGCTGTATTAAATAAGAAGAAGCATCTGGGAATAAAGAGTGTATGATCGGGGAGATTTTATTCATCATCATTCCCATTTCGATATCTAATAATTTACAAGTTGATCATGAAATAAGATAATTGCATAAACTATACATTATAGTATTAAATAATCCGACATACAGCCAATTTTTAATCAGGTGACCCCTAATGACCATGAACCTAACCCAAAAAATAATCTCATCCCATCTCGCCAAAGGCGAGATGAAACCCGGCCTGGAAATAGCAATAAAAATAGACCAGACCCTTACCCAGGACGCCACCGGCACTATGGCGTACCTCCAGTTCGAAGCCCTGGACATTCCACAAGTAAAAGTACCCCTGGCAGTCAGCTACGTTGACCACAATATGCTCCAGGCCGGATTCGAGAACGCAGACGACCACCGCTTCCTGCAGACATTTGCTAACAAGTACGGTATCCATTTCTCAAAACCAG
Proteins encoded:
- the npdG gene encoding NADPH-dependent F420 reductase, with the translated sequence MKIAILGGTGSIGEGLALRWAVKHEVFVGSRKLEKAQASADRYRKILEESGDTCTITGCVNPVAVDQADVIVLSVPYEHVSSTIETIKPYLRDQIIISIVVPMKKVGHLLYTPPESGCAAMEIQSLLPESVKLVSAFHNVSAKKLADIKKKLDMDVFICGDHEEANNVVSDLVSDIPELNPMMAGPLEVSCMVESITPLLVNLAVLNKKKHLGIKSV
- a CDS encoding FAD-binding protein, which gives rise to MNLLKKLQDIVPTSRISNDPAELYCYSYDASYITGTPDYVVMPCTTAEVSKIVKLGHKHRIPITARGAGTGLAGGAVPLQGGIVLDMSRMNKILDIDIRNLQVLVEPGLIHADLNRSLEPYGFFFPPDPGSSEMCTLGGLIANRGSGMRSVKYGTVTDYVLDLEVVMPDGEVIQTGGKVMKSASGYDLTALMVGSEGTLGVITGARLKIHPLPEARAAVLAHFNDLEAAGSAVSAIMGRGLVPSACELMDSTTIRAVNTYDSDLNIPGCEALLLIEVDGAPCSVESDAIKVADCCQELRAFNVRIANSESEMEELWAARRLAGAAVTRLSPGKTRVYIGEDVAVPLSAIPEMLREISTISKKHGLTIMTYGHAGDGNLHTGMAIDTLDENQWKVLKQAADDIHRAALLLGGTVSGEHGIGCARGMYMDEEHGSAMDVMASIKKALDPCNIMNPQKVGLK